One genomic window of Hydra vulgaris chromosome 03, alternate assembly HydraT2T_AEP includes the following:
- the LOC136078619 gene encoding uncharacterized protein LOC136078619 has protein sequence MHTTEQVERKHYILSSSNDRRRVIECAERNNDWVTLAQTLGLKYKTAYNWVRSRNLNFIGRDLGPNFVPIPSKVPYMDIISITETAALKLKYSNKNTDANKLRKDVLRVLKIHKPVCTNLDKDQFKALKELKSSNTISIYPFDKGSDFVRINKTNALKKIEEQLGKSKIINYDPTQKLLRKVQNTLRNLKTKFTKNEYRSIYPSDATPPRLYGVIKAHKPTNNYPMRIIVSTIGSPTYKLSNYLVNLIQPTSNLNKTKLRNSKQFVKCAQSWYIDPGEFQVSFDIVNLYPSIPVKESIDILLEQLRNSPVFKSKLSFSEIKILLDLCLSNCYFLHENNIHTLEDAGPIGLSLMVVMAESFLQHYEEKALLQAQYLTPPICVKSFKRYVDDIHSRFINEAESERFLDLLNNQHTNIKYTIEKESDSRAINFLDLSITNNKSGTYLFNIYRKDAITNVQIKPHSCHDPKIIYGVFKGFIQRAFALCSKEHINHELKFLTKMFTENGYNKKIL, from the exons ATGCAtacaactgaacaagttgaaagaaaacattatattttatcttCATCGAATGATAGAAGAAGAGTAATTGAATGTGCTGAGCGAAACAACGATTGGGTGACTCTGGCGCAAACTTTAGGTctcaaatataagacagcatatAATTGGGTCCGCAgcagaaatttaaattttattggaaGAG ATTTAGGACCTAACTTTGTTCCAATTCCGAGTAAAGTTCCATATATGGATATAATAAGTATAACTGAAACGGCagctttaaagttaaaatattcaaacaaaaatactGATGCAAATAAACTTAGAAAAGATGTACTTCGAGTTTTGAAAATTCATAAACCGGTTTGTACAAATTTAGATAAGGATCAGTTTAAAGCTCTCAAAGAACTTAAGTCTAGCAACACAATTAGTATTTATCCGTTCGATAAAGGATCAGACTTTGTTCGAATTAATAAAACCAAtgctcttaaaaaaattgaagaacaaCTTGGAAAATCTAAAATCATAAACTATGATCCAACTCAAAAACTCCTTCGCAAAGTTCAGAATACTTTACGAAATCTGAaaacaaagtttacaaaaaatgaatatagATCAATTTATCCAAGTGACGCCACTCCTCCACGATTATATGGTGTCATCAAAGCACACAAACCAACTAATAACTACCCAATGCGAATTATAGTAAGCACAATAGGATCACCtacatataaattatcaaattatttagtaaatctCATCCAACCTACCTCCAAtcttaacaaaacaaaacttcgaAATTCAAAACAGTTTGTTAAATGTGCTCAATCATGGTATATCGATCCTGGTGAATTTCAAGTTTCCTTCGATATTGTTAATCTTTACCCTTCAATACCAGTTAAAGAATCAATCGATATTTTATTAGAACAGCTCCGTAACAGTCCtgtctttaaatcaaaattatctttttcagaaataaaaatacttttagattTGTGTTTgtcaaattgttattttttacatgaaaacaACATACACACATTGGAAGATGCTGGTCCTATAGGTTTATCATTAATGGTAGTAATGGCAGAGAGTTTTCTACAACATTATGAAGAAAAAGCGTTACTACAGGCACAATATCTTACACCACCGATATgtgtaaaatcatttaaaaggtATGTAGATGATATCCATTCCCGTTTTATAAATGAGGCAGAATCAGAACGTTTTCTCGACTTGTTAAATAATCAACACACAAATATCAAATATACAATTGAAAAAGAAAGTGATTCACGCGCAATAAATTTTCTCGATCTctcaataacaaataacaaatccggaacatatctttttaatatctatCGCAAAGATGCAATTACTAATGTGCAAATAAAGCCGCATTCTTGTCACgatccaaaaataatttatggtgtatttaaaGGTTTTATCCAAAGAGCTTTTGCATTATGCAGTAAAGAACACATAAATCACGAATTAAAGTTTctaacaaaaatgtttacagAAAATGGTTATAAcaagaaaatactttaa